The segment gatcaaaatataggCTATAGAAATCAAAATATTTCTGGGGGGGGCAAGAATGGATTCCGACTCTGAGTTTTCTAGCCctcacttttttttctccagaaaaaAAGCTTCGTCAAATAGAAAAGGCCAATTCTAACAGTACTATCCATGTTCTAACAAGAGTTTGgaaggtttgttttttgtttttgttttttcccgaATTGTGATGTTTTTGTTTGGTGGTCGTTACAAGATTAGGCTAGAAGGTGTCTTGGGAGAGCAAAGGCGAATTAAGAGATGTGGAGTCCTTTGAAAAATCAATGGTTTTGGAGGGGCAGGAAATACAGTCCAAATGCCACGATATCTGCTTGTTAGCAGCGATTAAAAATGCTTCTAAGGATTTTTCTAAGCAGACATTTGCTTCCTATCTTTCAGAGCTTGGCTTGGCTGTGTTCACCACCCAGACTAGAAATCTTCCTTCCCCAACGCTGCCTCTTTCCCTGCCCTCTCTCTTGATATTTCTGTCCTCAGGATTCCAatatcttctttcctctctgtctatacattaaaaaataaaataaatgcattagCTTTACCATCCAGCAAGTGGACATTTCCACTCGGATTTAGTTACCTGAGCAGCCATCCCACATACACTGGGATCGGAAACGTAGggggaacattttttttaatgaaggcaGATGTTGACCATGACCTTGTGAATTTCACCAGCTTTCATTTTCTAACGGTTTAAGAGAGCGTCCTAAAATGCAAAGGTCACATAAATACTTACAGGATTTCAGTAAATGCGTAACTTATCTGAAATTGCGTATTTGGGGGTTGGCGTTTGGGTTCTAGAGTTGGGCATTAACAGTCAGTCAGCTTGGGCTTTCAGGAGAACTGTGAAGTCTTAATCGTTTCTTATcgcaaggttttttgtttttgttttttcaaaaaacaTTATAGGTTCCATCAAAGACACAGCTATCTCTTTAGGAAAGAAGAGGGCCACTGTCTCTCCTCTGAtcgttttcattattattaattattattatctgaaTGTAGGCAAGGCAACGAGTTCGACAACTTTCCCCAGAAGAGTCACCTCTTCTCTCCATTAAAAAGAAATCCATTAACTTGTCGTCTTGAGTTTGTtgatgacttttttctctttgaccCTCCTGTTTTGGAACCAAATGGTGACTTGTCGCTCGGATAGATTCGTCGTGGCTGATATCCTCCTCCGTTTGTCCTTAGTAATGAATTTATTTGTAGCATATTCCCTTTCGAGTTCTTTTAATTGGACCTTGGTGTAAGGCACTcgtttcttccttcccctccggTAGGAGTTCGCATCCGAAGGATGTGAGACAACATCTATAcagcagggagagaaagagagaaggcgAGTTACATACCCAGCGAGCAGGCCCGCTGTGCCCCAGGATGGCACGAAACACAATCTGACTCCCAGACGTCCAGCACCCTGACGCCTGCCCAGCCCACTTCTACTTTGGCCACCTTTGGATCCGGGCACTTTGTCCTACAGGAGGAAGGATCGATCTGAGgtcaaattgttcttttttacCCTCAAGTTAAATCAGCAGAGGTTGGCTACCAAATGGATGAGAAAGGGTGCTCACGCTTATCCTTGTTCAAGGAGTGCCCAGGCTCTGCAATTGGTGCCCACCTTGGGGAGACTGTCTAGTAGCTGGGGACAACAGACATTCAGCTGCCAcatcccctcccacctccccagctCTCTTTCAGTCTAGTTCTCTGGCCTATGTGAAAACGGGCAGCTCTTGACTGCAGTCTATTGGgagaaagtgaggagagaaaTTGGACGCTGGGGATGGTCTGGAGGCTGAGGGGATGGCTCtatgattttcccaaagtactCCGAGAACCCCACTTTGGAGGAGAAGGGCTCCAGACCGAGGAGACACGCGCACAGCGGAGGTGACCAAGTGCCCTCTCGGTTACCGCTCGGGCACCCCTAACCCACCCCCACTCCTAAGGTGACAGGCATAAGTGGGAAGTGGAAAGCAGAACCGCAGGCGCTGTAGCAAAGATGTGAGACAGAGGGTGGCTGGCAGCACGGAGAGGACGAGAAGGCTCGGCTGGCTCCCGAGAGGCGTTGAGGGTGCGAGGGGAGCTGGGGAAAAGCCAGAAGCGAGAGGGACGAGCAGAGGTAGCATCCCGGAAAGCTCAGTGGGGCCGCAGCGTGAGGGAGAGGGACGTCATTTACCGGGCAGAGTGGACTTCCAGAGGTGGGGAGGTTGGCCTTGCTCTTTGGGGCAGTACACCTGGCCATTCCAGCCGTTGGGCAAAGCCCAGGGCTGGTAGCTCTCCATGGGCAGCCCCAGCGGCTCGTGGCGGGGCTCACCGGGGCCCCCGAGGCCCGGCACCACGGGCATATCCAGGTAGCCGGGCACGGGCTGGTGATGATGGTAGGGCCCCGCCGCGTAGCCCTGGTGATAGAAGGCGAACTCCTTGGCGCGGGAGCTGAACTcctcggccgccgccgccgcggggCCCGCAGCCGTGTCCATGTACTTGTCAGCGaaggcggcggcggcagcggcggcggcggccgaggCGGGCTGCGCCGCGGCGGCACAGGACTTGAGCGCGTTGGGGTGGTGGCCCATGCGGGCGCACGGGTAGTAACCGCTGCCGAAGTAGCCGTAGGGCAGGGCGGCGCCCGACGAGCTCTGCGCCGCCGCCGAGCAGGGACTGCACTGCTTGACCGGCTCCGCGCCCGCCGCCCCCGCGGGTCCCGGGCCGCCCGAGGACGACGACGAGGAGGacgctgcggcggcggcggcggcggcggcggcggcggcggcggcggatgGGGGGGCCTCTCCCGGGGCGCTGTAGGCAGCCGCCGCTCCGGGGGCCAGGGGCGCCGGGTGCGCCATCAGGTTTCGGCACTGGTTGGCCGCGGCTgccgccgcggccgccgccgccgcggccACGGAGAAGTTCCCCCCCGCGTGGGCGGCGGCAGGGTGGTGGAagcccccgccccccgccccggccgccgccgccgccgccgcagcagcagccgccgccgccgccccctcCATGTTCTTGTTGAGCTCGTCCGCCACCAGGCCGCCGCCGTTGTCGTAGAGGAACATGACGGTGGGCTCGATCCAGCGGGGGTGGAGGAGCACGGAGGCTGTCATAGCCCGGGCCGCATGGAGGAGACCCTAGTGGCGCTGTTTTAAAAAGCCCCCAAGAAGTGAAGAGCGCGCTCCGCGGGGCCGGGGCCCGAGCGAGGGGGGCGGATCGCGCCCCGCGGGGTCGCGCCAGGCGTCCGCCCATTGGTCCGACCCACCCGCTCCCTCCCACGTGATATGCAAAGAGGGCTGCTCCTGGGGGCTCGGGGCcgggcctcctcctcctcctcctcctcctcctgcgcCGCCGCCGCCGTAGCAGCAGCCTACGGCCCGGGGGGAGCAGGCCCGGATAATTCAATAACACAGCCGCGgcgggggggaagggaaaggaagagaaaggctcTGGACTCGAGTGTCCCagactcccccctccccagctccaGCCTCCGCGCTCCTCCGGGGCTGGGTCCCCCGCGGCGCcactttcccccacccccttctcttctcctcccctctcctcccccgcAGTCCCCCATCAACGAGGGATGGCCTAGAAGAGGGGGGAAGGGGTCTGGGAGGTGAGAGGACCGCAGTGGTTTTTCTGTACCAATGTACTCCCGAGCCTGGGCAGGAGGGACAGGTACTCCGGGAGGATGGGGCTTGGTGGGGCGGGCGGGCGGGTAACTGACTCGGGCTGTCGGGGGTGGGTTGTCGCTGGGAATTTTTCGGTCGCTCGCTGCATGTCTTCCTGGGTTAGGATTCCAAGCGAACCGGGCACTTTCTGGGCCTAGGACAGCTCCGCTGTTTTCCTTGGTTCATTCTTGGGGTGGGGGTCGGACAGGGGAGGAGTAGTTGGCTCTTTTCTGCGCCGAACGTTGCGCGGCACTGAGTTTGACCTGGACCTTGGGTAACCAAGTAGCTCTAGCTGATTAGTAAAGGAGAGCTCCTATGATGGTGGTGGCCCTGGCCTAGAGACgcttgccctcccctcccccctttctctttgCCCTCATCTCTACTCTCTGAAAACTTCGAGAGCCATGTAACCAACACAGACACAGCTATCACATAAACACGCGTCCCCCTCCCCCCACGTCTCCCATTCTGTAACTGGTGACAATTGCACAGATCCTAGGCAGCTCGAGGAGGCCTCCTTCTTAGAGATCCTAAGTCGGAATGGGCTGGAATGAAATAGCTTAGGAAGGACAGACTGGCCACCCTGAGCAGGGAGCGTAagtaaggagggaagaagaaaccaGGCGGCTCCGGAGAATTTTCTTAGCTGGATAGATTTCCATCCTCCAAGCGGCGGCCTAAAGGTATTCTTTTCGCCTTCTTGTTTTGAGATGAACAGTCAGGTTTCGTGTTCCTTTTGGGGGAGTCGATTGAAACGTCAATTCTGATTTCTACGTTCAGAATATATTCTCCTCCTCTCAAACATTctccaacacccccccccccactaaaaATATACTGATGAGACTCCTGTGTCTTTATTCTGTAAGTCCTACCCAACCTGAATAATGTCTCTCTGAGGAtgtgaacctgggtcttcttttcATCATATTTACTAAGCTCCAACATGCCTTGGGTCTTTTCCCTGCAGAGAAGGATTGGGGCCAGGCCCTGGCTTTGGTCCTGCGAACTCCAGTAGGCGCTGAGGCAGGCGTCGGGAATAAAGATTAGAGGCGAGCAAAAGGGATTGAATCCCTGATGGCCTTTAACTGAAGATCCGTCCAGCCCAAGTCTTCAGGACTTTGGCTCGGTGGGCAGAAACCTACGGACTCCTTAGGGGCAAAGAGACCAGCCTTGAGGTTTAGGGAAAGGATAGGAAGAAGGTAAGCAGACAGCTATCTAGCTAGCTAGACACACAGACAAAGAAGTTTGTATTACAAACGAAACTGAGGGCTTCCTGATGAAATCTCAAGGATTTCAGCGAGACACACAAAGTCACAGAGGAGCTGGACTTTGTGTCTACAACCCCGACCCAAAAGAAGGACTGGGAGAGGGACAGAGCAGGATATTTTCCTGCCctttttctttggctgtcccGAAGCCTAGGCAGGGTGCCAGTCCGGCATTTTCTCAGAAGGCACTGGTCTGTCAGCTCAAAGAATGGACGTGGAGAGCATGGGATGCGTTAGCAGTGATTTTTCTGGAACTCATTTCCATACATTCTCTTGGACCCACTTAAGTAACAACTAAAAAGAATGCCATCATTTCCCTGGCTTTTCCTCTCGCGTGAAAGTAGCTGCAAGCAAATATTTCTTCATCCTCCACATTCTCCTCTTACTTGAGCCAAAATTTTGAAGACTTGTGAGATTCTCCAGTGGTGTTACCTTTGTGTTTCTACCGGGCTCcttttgtcttcctctctcttccactctcctttttctcattgtaaaatgcaagaagagagaagagacagaaaagagagaggagagttcGGAGCTCCAAGGGCAGAGTTGTTTTACATACGGGTCAGACACGGCTGGAGGCCAAGGTCAAGTTGAAAGTTGCAGTCTAGCCAATGTGAGACCTGTCACTCAAACCTTGAAGACCCtgtctgatttgttcaaaggcaGCATCCCTGAAAACAGagatcttcctctcctctcacttcctctcccctcccacgcatgttttcttcctaattttgttTTCGATCTTCTTTATTGTGGAAGTTggccttttttcttttggggggagagggaaggagccCCCGTGTGCGTCCTTGCCGAAGTCTCCTTGACTGAAACAGCCTGACTACATCTTTCCAtcccctctttcttccagagCCGAGTTAAGCCACACTGGACCTTGGACACCCAATATCAACTCAGggtattttgattttgttctcaTCACTTGCTAATTGTTGACTGAAGAAAGGATTGGGAGGAGATGAGATCCAAATTCTTCTCTCTTGACCCCAAAGAGCCAAAGACTCTTTGTGGATGCAAGGTCAGTCGTCAAGGCTCTCTGGATCCCTCTCTCCTCAGAAATGGTTCCGATTTGTATCCgctcaaaattttagaaattgctttttttctcagaAGGGAAAAGACTAATGTTTCTGTTTCATTGTCCTTCGGGTTATGAGTTCCCTCTACACTAACTCTGGGAATTTAAGAGTAAGAAACACGACCCGGATATAACACAGTCGGtaatgcttttgaaaaaaaaaaaagaggaacttGGTGGCCTGAATTATACAAACCGATAAAATGATTCAAATATTTGACTGGCTCTCTGCCTCCCTCAACTCAAATATGCAATGACAGAGGCCTcaagagagataaaataaaaagcgCAGGATCCATAACATAAACTAGAAATCGAGTAAAAGTAACATTAGCATCTTGACCGAATCATGGGGTACAAAGCGATTTCTCCTACCGGGCGTCATTAGCTCTTAAAATGTCTCAAGGTCCGGTTAGCGCTTGGCATAGATACAAAGctaagaggggaaaaagggaatgAATGCAAAGCGATCAATGGGTCTTTTTCTAGACTGAACTTGACCTCTAGCACAGGATCTGCAAACTGTTGTCCGGTTCCTAGAGGcagatcttttctctctttttcttgatctGCGATTGGAGAAACAATGAGTTCAGAAATCaaagaaggaatcagaaaagTAGGCAATGGCCCGACCACTCTGTTATTAAAAGATCTCTgttggggctggggtggggggagtgggtaATAAACTCTCTGGTATGTTTGAGGGGGAGACTGGAACCTTATaggttttttccttcctcccgCACAACAAAAGTCAAGATTAGAGGACTCTAAACAGCTGCGATCTGAGTCCTCTTGTGTCTGACATTGTCCTGCTTTTCTCTTGCACAACAAAAACAGACATACCAGAATGTGGGATTCTTactttgaaagaatttttttttatggggGCTAGAAGAAGAGTCTTTTAGTAAAATCTATTTTAATGATTGgctggttttcttttctcttgtgaACCACTAAAACAATACTTTTTGTGCCCAGGACTCGCTACTTTTCCAATCGTAGCTTC is part of the Notamacropus eugenii isolate mMacEug1 chromosome 3, mMacEug1.pri_v2, whole genome shotgun sequence genome and harbors:
- the HOXA13 gene encoding homeobox protein Hox-A13: MTASVLLHPRWIEPTVMFLYDNGGGLVADELNKNMEGAAAAAAAAAAAAAAGAGGGGFHHPAAAHAGGNFSVAAAAAAAAAAAANQCRNLMAHPAPLAPGAAAAYSAPGEAPPSAAAAAAAAAAAAAASSSSSSSGGPGPAGAAGAEPVKQCSPCSAAAQSSSGAALPYGYFGSGYYPCARMGHHPNALKSCAAAAQPASAAAAAAAAAFADKYMDTAAGPAAAAAEEFSSRAKEFAFYHQGYAAGPYHHHQPVPGYLDMPVVPGLGGPGEPRHEPLGLPMESYQPWALPNGWNGQVYCPKEQGQPPHLWKSTLPDVVSHPSDANSYRRGRKKRVPYTKVQLKELEREYATNKFITKDKRRRISATTNLSERQVTIWFQNRRVKEKKVINKLKTTS